The Trinickia acidisoli genome includes a window with the following:
- a CDS encoding helix-turn-helix domain-containing protein: MAMTSFTWYCGTALPGEVMTAALAAYHFEPHFHDAWSIGAIAAGSCTFSCDGVVHVARQGDLVAIPPLAVHTGGTSADPLVYGMAYLQPDWFDAHAALTHGAQVRFTDVVMTDESLCNRWAAALTRADLTDAARKVEISVALFELLAKHAMPARDVARVPNEVDACAQLQASISHRDLPKADVSEFARRWGMHRTTLSKQFARRYGLPPETWLRNWRAVKAKTLIVDGMPLADAAAATGFADQAHLTRVFKRIHGAPPGALRRSSGQQEKGMTSRRNAPASLDGIRAKGGTKN, from the coding sequence ATGGCGATGACGAGTTTCACTTGGTACTGCGGCACGGCGTTGCCCGGCGAAGTCATGACGGCCGCCCTCGCGGCATACCATTTCGAACCTCATTTCCATGATGCTTGGTCGATCGGGGCAATCGCCGCAGGCAGTTGCACGTTCTCCTGCGACGGCGTCGTTCACGTTGCGCGGCAAGGCGATCTCGTCGCCATACCACCGCTCGCTGTGCATACGGGTGGCACATCGGCCGATCCGCTCGTCTATGGCATGGCGTATCTCCAACCCGATTGGTTCGACGCGCACGCAGCGCTCACGCATGGTGCGCAGGTGCGATTCACCGATGTGGTCATGACAGACGAATCGCTGTGCAATCGCTGGGCCGCGGCACTTACACGTGCCGATCTCACGGATGCGGCACGCAAAGTCGAGATATCGGTCGCGTTGTTCGAATTACTCGCAAAGCACGCCATGCCGGCACGCGATGTCGCACGCGTACCCAATGAAGTCGATGCGTGTGCGCAACTGCAAGCATCGATCAGTCACCGCGATTTACCGAAAGCTGATGTGAGCGAATTTGCGCGCCGTTGGGGTATGCATCGCACGACGTTGAGCAAGCAGTTCGCGCGGCGCTATGGACTTCCACCCGAGACCTGGCTGCGCAACTGGCGCGCCGTCAAAGCAAAGACGCTGATCGTGGACGGCATGCCGCTAGCGGATGCGGCGGCTGCTACGGGCTTTGCCGACCAAGCTCATCTCACACGCGTATTCAAGCGCATTCACGGTGCGCCGCCGGGCGCATTGAGACGATCGTCAGGTCAGCAAGAAAAGGGCATGACGTCACGGCGAAATGCACCTGCTTCCCTCGATGGCATACGGGCTAAAGGCGGAACAAAAAACTAG
- a CDS encoding AraC family transcriptional regulator: protein MMRPDLEVVEVRRDESFKVWSHGYPYRTIRWHFHPEYELHLIVATQGKYFVGDHIGTYGPGHLVLLGPNLPHNWISDVPEGGTIERRNLVMQFSQDFVRRCMDTFPECREAQSLFDDARRGIAFDSATSAAVAPLFEALLTTHGIRRTSLFLLLLDRLCGAAERTPLASPACDQVHAASTRLSHALSYIGKNFASELRESDLAQLAGQSVSAFSRAFHRHTGMPFVQYVNRLRIESACQMLTADEASITEVCFQAGFNNVSNFNRQFRTVKGMSPSEFRTLQRLNARSRDVAIAIDDAQSPLGTAPHVLAVRPTSGLSAAPPG from the coding sequence ATGATGCGCCCGGACCTCGAGGTAGTCGAAGTACGACGCGACGAATCATTCAAGGTTTGGTCGCATGGGTATCCGTACCGGACGATCCGCTGGCACTTTCACCCTGAATACGAGTTGCATCTGATCGTCGCGACGCAAGGAAAATACTTCGTTGGCGACCACATCGGGACGTATGGCCCGGGTCACCTCGTCTTGCTCGGCCCGAATCTGCCGCACAACTGGATCAGTGATGTGCCCGAAGGCGGGACGATCGAGCGTCGCAATCTCGTCATGCAGTTCAGTCAGGACTTCGTGCGCCGCTGCATGGACACCTTCCCGGAATGCCGAGAGGCGCAGAGCCTGTTCGATGATGCGCGCCGCGGCATCGCATTCGACAGCGCGACGAGCGCGGCCGTCGCGCCGCTGTTCGAGGCGCTGCTGACGACGCACGGGATTCGCCGCACGTCGCTCTTTTTGCTGCTGCTCGATCGGCTCTGTGGTGCGGCCGAGCGGACGCCGCTCGCGAGTCCCGCCTGCGATCAAGTGCACGCCGCATCGACGCGGTTGAGTCACGCGCTCTCTTACATCGGCAAGAACTTTGCGTCCGAGTTGCGCGAATCGGATCTCGCACAACTCGCCGGGCAGAGCGTCAGTGCGTTTTCGCGTGCGTTTCACCGTCACACGGGCATGCCTTTCGTTCAATACGTGAACCGCTTGCGAATCGAATCGGCTTGCCAGATGCTGACGGCCGACGAAGCGAGCATCACCGAAGTGTGTTTCCAAGCAGGGTTCAACAACGTCTCGAACTTCAACCGTCAATTCCGGACGGTGAAGGGTATGTCGCCATCGGAATTCCGTACGCTGCAGCGCTTGAACGCGCGTAGCCGCGACGTCGCGATCGCGATCGACGATGCGCAATCACCTCTCGGCACGGCGCCGCACGTGCTGGCAGTGCGCCCGACTAGCGGCCTATCGGCCGCACCGCCGGGCTGA
- a CDS encoding SDR family oxidoreductase: MSESLVGKVAAITGAASGIGLECARSLIAAGARVVLIDRAKERLAACCAALGPNALPLAMDLLQPSEVSALLPRILELAGGIDIFHANAGAYIGGDVLDGNPDEWDRVLNLNVNAAFRSVHAVLPHLVAQKAGDIVFTSSIAGIVPVVWEPIYTASKFAVQAFVHTTRRQVAKHGVRVGAVAPGPVVTALLDDWPKAKMDEALASGSLMQPQEVADAVLFMLTRPRNVTIRDLVILPNNVDL; the protein is encoded by the coding sequence ATGTCTGAATCGTTGGTAGGAAAGGTTGCCGCCATTACCGGCGCGGCATCGGGTATCGGTCTGGAATGTGCGCGCAGCTTGATCGCGGCGGGTGCGCGGGTCGTTCTGATCGATCGTGCGAAAGAGCGGCTCGCCGCATGCTGCGCGGCGCTCGGGCCCAATGCACTGCCGCTCGCCATGGACTTGCTGCAGCCATCGGAGGTTTCCGCATTGCTACCGCGTATCCTCGAGCTGGCCGGCGGCATCGATATCTTTCATGCGAACGCCGGTGCCTATATCGGCGGCGACGTGCTGGACGGCAATCCCGACGAGTGGGATCGCGTGCTCAATCTGAACGTCAATGCCGCATTCAGGTCCGTTCATGCGGTACTGCCGCACCTAGTTGCACAGAAAGCGGGGGACATCGTCTTCACCAGTTCCATCGCGGGCATCGTGCCGGTCGTGTGGGAGCCGATCTACACCGCATCCAAGTTCGCGGTGCAGGCTTTCGTTCACACGACCCGGCGACAAGTCGCGAAGCACGGCGTGCGGGTCGGCGCGGTGGCGCCGGGCCCGGTCGTCACGGCGCTGCTGGACGATTGGCCGAAGGCAAAGATGGACGAAGCGCTCGCCTCGGGCAGCTTGATGCAGCCGCAGGAGGTGGCCGATGCCGTGCTTTTCATGCTGACGCGGCCACGCAACGTGACGATCCGCGACCTCGTGATTCTTCCCAACAACGTTGATCTTTGA
- a CDS encoding acetoacetate decarboxylase family protein, translating to MLQGYSLPRTPDGRSSLAPRPPWHYTGEALAVEFRADAQAIAAYLPPGLTLASGERAGRCALYFCDWQFATDTGLEYLDPLSSQYRETILLMACERDGANVSFCPYIWVDQDLALMRGLIQGWPKQFGRTGMTRSYGMRSPAEPSASAGGCFGAALTFRERRVAEAQITLECPSHRLPDPGFASVFNVRHFPRLSAGRHDDPAVHELVQLRARDVSIENPMIGHASLTLFDHPGLELAAFTPLSVDQGFRMSVSLTVDDLQVIEDYTAQGR from the coding sequence ATGCTACAAGGTTATTCGCTACCCCGCACGCCCGATGGGCGCTCATCGCTTGCGCCGCGACCGCCGTGGCATTACACGGGCGAAGCGCTCGCCGTTGAATTCAGAGCCGATGCGCAAGCCATTGCCGCGTATTTGCCGCCCGGTCTGACGCTTGCGAGCGGTGAACGCGCCGGCCGCTGCGCGCTCTATTTTTGCGATTGGCAATTTGCCACGGACACCGGACTGGAATATCTCGATCCGCTATCGAGCCAGTATCGCGAAACCATTTTGCTGATGGCCTGCGAGCGCGACGGTGCGAACGTGTCGTTTTGCCCGTATATCTGGGTGGATCAGGATCTCGCGCTAATGCGAGGTTTGATTCAAGGCTGGCCGAAGCAATTCGGGCGAACGGGTATGACACGCAGTTACGGCATGCGCTCACCCGCTGAGCCGTCGGCGTCGGCCGGAGGGTGCTTCGGCGCCGCACTGACATTTCGCGAGCGCCGTGTCGCGGAGGCGCAAATCACACTGGAATGCCCGAGCCATCGATTGCCCGACCCGGGCTTCGCTTCGGTTTTCAACGTTCGTCACTTTCCGCGTTTGAGCGCCGGCCGGCACGATGACCCGGCGGTTCACGAACTCGTGCAGTTGCGGGCGCGCGATGTGTCGATCGAAAACCCGATGATCGGCCACGCATCGCTCACGCTATTCGATCACCCTGGCTTGGAACTCGCGGCCTTCACGCCTTTATCCGTCGATCAAGGGTTCCGTATGTCCGTTTCGCTGACGGTCGACGATCTGCAAGTGATCGAAGACTACACGGCGCAGGGACGATGA
- a CDS encoding FGGY-family carbohydrate kinase: MEYVIGVDIGTQSTKALLVDRNGAIVAGHSASYQPDTPKALWAEQWPSVWFDAVQECIARCVQAARERGIEASAIRAVCVSSLYGGSGIPVDNDIRPLHPCLIWMDRRATAQVEWVRENVDVDPLLAITGNGVDSYYGFTKMLWLRDNRPDVWASTRYFLPPNAYVIYLLTGEIAVDHSSAGNIGGVYDCARRDWSDVMLDMLGIPATMMPERLVESTEVVGTLLSQWTARLGLPAGTPIVAGGVDAAVATFAAGATRVGQHVAMIGTSMCWGYINQEVDARHGLVSMPYVFNGRRDMYVFGGAITAGASVTWYREQFCQAEIEAARALPHGDPHVLLEQAAAHVPPGSDGVTFLPYLMGERSPVWDAKASGAFVGLSLVHTRAHLYRAVLEGVAFALKHNIEAGRKGTQTLDDELIVVGGAAHSDLWMQIIADVTGYPVFTIEQEVEAAMGAALLAAIGAGLVSDETARRGWSKLIERARPNAACLAQYAERFEVYTGLYPALKPFMHKLR; encoded by the coding sequence ATGGAATACGTGATTGGCGTCGACATCGGCACACAGAGCACGAAGGCGCTGCTGGTCGATCGTAACGGCGCGATCGTCGCAGGGCATTCGGCCAGCTATCAGCCCGACACGCCGAAGGCATTATGGGCCGAACAATGGCCTTCGGTCTGGTTCGATGCGGTGCAAGAATGCATCGCACGTTGCGTTCAAGCCGCGCGCGAGCGGGGCATCGAGGCATCGGCGATTCGCGCCGTCTGCGTGAGCAGCTTGTACGGCGGATCGGGGATCCCGGTCGACAACGACATTCGGCCGTTGCATCCGTGCCTGATCTGGATGGATCGCCGCGCGACCGCGCAGGTCGAGTGGGTGCGCGAAAACGTGGATGTCGACCCGTTGCTTGCGATTACCGGCAATGGCGTCGACAGCTATTACGGTTTCACGAAGATGCTGTGGCTGCGCGACAATCGGCCCGACGTATGGGCGAGCACGCGCTACTTTCTCCCGCCGAATGCCTACGTGATCTATCTGCTGACGGGCGAAATCGCGGTCGATCATAGTTCCGCGGGCAATATCGGCGGCGTCTACGATTGCGCGCGGCGCGATTGGTCGGACGTGATGCTCGACATGCTCGGCATTCCGGCGACGATGATGCCCGAGCGGCTCGTCGAATCGACGGAGGTTGTCGGCACGCTGCTGTCGCAATGGACCGCGCGGCTCGGCTTGCCGGCGGGCACACCGATCGTCGCGGGCGGCGTCGATGCGGCGGTGGCGACGTTTGCCGCGGGGGCGACGCGTGTGGGACAACACGTCGCGATGATCGGCACGAGCATGTGCTGGGGCTATATCAATCAGGAAGTCGATGCTCGGCACGGCCTCGTCAGCATGCCGTACGTGTTTAACGGCCGGCGCGATATGTACGTGTTCGGCGGGGCGATCACGGCGGGCGCGTCCGTCACGTGGTATCGCGAACAGTTCTGCCAGGCGGAGATCGAAGCGGCGCGCGCGTTGCCGCACGGCGATCCGCATGTGTTGCTGGAGCAAGCGGCCGCACACGTCCCGCCAGGCTCGGATGGCGTGACGTTCCTGCCCTATCTGATGGGGGAGCGCAGTCCCGTGTGGGATGCGAAGGCAAGCGGCGCGTTCGTCGGCCTCAGTCTCGTGCATACGCGCGCGCATTTGTACCGCGCGGTGCTCGAAGGCGTGGCGTTCGCACTCAAGCACAACATCGAGGCGGGCCGTAAGGGCACGCAGACGCTCGACGACGAACTGATCGTCGTCGGCGGTGCGGCGCATTCCGATCTCTGGATGCAGATCATTGCCGACGTCACCGGCTATCCGGTCTTCACGATCGAGCAGGAAGTGGAGGCCGCCATGGGAGCGGCGCTATTGGCTGCGATCGGCGCAGGGCTCGTTTCCGATGAAACCGCGCGAAGGGGATGGTCCAAGCTTATCGAGCGCGCGCGGCCGAATGCGGCGTGTCTCGCACAGTATGCCGAGCGTTTCGAGGTCTATACCGGGCTCTACCCGGCGCTCAAGCCATTCATGCATAAGCTGCGGTGA
- a CDS encoding sugar ABC transporter permease — MSNRTQRDARHEAPRTPTPSELLDRSDVRVKHANGIGDTVSAFVDRVRSGDVGPLPVIVGLIIIWTVFASLNPVFLSANNLVNLLFDCSTVGVIALGIVCVLLVGQIDLSVGSISGFASALVGTLWVDHGWPVSLAIVCALVVGALVGALYALLFNRLGMPSFVSTLAGLLAILGMQLYVLGAAGSINLPYGSRVVNLGQLMTIPPVVSLLLALLPGVVILLVGMRTRARRHEANLSAASIGSLLVRSVAITVLLEIVVAYLNRGRGVPLMFGIFLGLTVVMDYALTRTRWGRSMNAVGGNHEAARRAGIKVGAIYTSAFVLCASLAALGGVMSAARLASASQQAGTGDVNLNAIAAAVIGGTSLFGGRGSAYSAVLGIIVIQSIASGLTLLNLSSSLRFIITGAVLAVAVIVDSLARQSRVSHGRA; from the coding sequence ATGAGCAATCGAACGCAACGTGATGCGCGGCACGAAGCACCGCGTACGCCGACGCCATCCGAACTGCTCGACCGCAGCGATGTCCGCGTCAAGCACGCGAACGGAATCGGCGATACCGTTTCCGCCTTCGTCGATCGCGTCCGCTCGGGCGACGTGGGGCCGCTGCCGGTCATCGTGGGCTTGATCATCATTTGGACCGTGTTCGCGAGCCTCAATCCGGTGTTCCTCTCCGCCAACAATCTCGTGAACCTGCTGTTCGACTGCTCGACGGTCGGGGTCATCGCGTTGGGCATCGTTTGCGTGCTGCTGGTCGGGCAGATCGATCTTTCGGTCGGTTCGATAAGCGGCTTCGCATCGGCGCTCGTCGGCACGCTCTGGGTCGATCACGGTTGGCCAGTGTCGCTCGCCATCGTCTGCGCGCTCGTCGTCGGCGCGCTGGTCGGTGCGTTGTATGCGCTGCTGTTCAATCGACTCGGGATGCCGAGCTTCGTTTCGACGCTAGCCGGGTTGCTTGCGATTCTCGGGATGCAGCTCTACGTCCTCGGGGCGGCCGGATCGATCAATTTGCCCTACGGTTCGCGTGTCGTGAATCTCGGGCAGCTCATGACCATTCCTCCCGTCGTATCGCTTTTGCTTGCGCTGCTGCCCGGCGTGGTCATTCTGCTGGTGGGCATGCGCACGCGGGCGCGTCGCCATGAGGCCAACCTGTCGGCGGCGTCGATCGGCAGCCTTCTCGTGCGCAGCGTCGCAATCACGGTGTTGTTGGAGATCGTCGTTGCTTACCTGAATCGTGGGCGTGGCGTTCCGTTGATGTTCGGCATTTTTCTTGGCTTGACCGTCGTGATGGACTACGCGCTGACGCGCACGCGATGGGGCAGGTCGATGAACGCCGTAGGCGGCAACCACGAAGCCGCACGGCGAGCGGGTATCAAGGTCGGCGCCATCTATACCAGCGCCTTCGTGCTATGCGCGAGCCTTGCCGCGCTCGGCGGTGTGATGAGCGCTGCGCGATTGGCATCGGCCAGTCAGCAGGCCGGCACGGGCGACGTCAACCTGAACGCCATCGCGGCGGCGGTGATCGGCGGCACCAGTCTCTTCGGCGGCCGTGGCAGCGCGTATTCGGCGGTGCTCGGCATCATCGTGATTCAGTCGATCGCGAGCGGCCTGACGCTGCTGAATCTGTCGTCCTCGCTGCGCTTCATCATCACCGGCGCGGTGCTGGCCGTCGCGGTGATCGTCGATTCGCTCGCCCGGCAGTCCCGCGTTTCGCACGGCCGCGCGTAA
- a CDS encoding ATP-binding cassette domain-containing protein, with protein sequence MNENPSTRAKVGELVLSLRGISKNFGAVSALTDIELDVRAGEVVALVGDNGAGKSTLVKILAGVHQPSAGTITFGGRPVALSDPGTALDLGIATVFQDLALCENLDVVANIFLGRELAPWRLDEVSMEVRAWTLLNELSARIPSVRDVVASLSGGQRQTVAIARSLLLDPKLIMLDEPTAALGVAQTAEVLNLIERVRDRGHAVIMISHNMEDVRAVADRIVVLRLGRNNGIFYRDSSNEALIAAITGATENAVSRRAGRRQAEQAAGTKE encoded by the coding sequence ATGAACGAAAATCCAAGCACACGTGCGAAGGTCGGCGAACTGGTGCTCAGCCTGCGCGGCATTTCCAAGAACTTTGGGGCTGTCTCCGCGCTGACCGATATCGAGCTCGACGTGCGTGCCGGCGAAGTGGTCGCCTTGGTCGGCGACAACGGAGCAGGCAAATCGACGCTCGTGAAGATCCTCGCCGGCGTTCATCAACCGAGCGCCGGCACGATTACCTTCGGCGGCCGGCCGGTTGCGCTATCGGACCCGGGCACGGCGCTCGACCTCGGCATCGCGACGGTGTTCCAAGACCTCGCGCTCTGCGAAAACCTCGATGTCGTGGCGAATATCTTTCTCGGCCGTGAGCTGGCGCCGTGGCGTCTCGACGAGGTCTCCATGGAAGTGCGGGCCTGGACGCTCCTGAATGAACTATCGGCACGCATCCCCAGCGTGCGCGACGTCGTCGCCTCGCTATCGGGAGGGCAACGCCAAACCGTGGCGATCGCCCGCTCGCTGCTGCTCGACCCGAAGCTGATCATGCTCGACGAACCGACGGCGGCGCTGGGCGTGGCCCAGACCGCCGAGGTGTTGAACCTGATCGAGCGCGTGCGCGACCGCGGCCATGCCGTCATCATGATCAGCCACAACATGGAAGACGTGCGCGCGGTGGCGGACCGGATCGTGGTGCTGCGGCTCGGCCGCAACAACGGCATCTTCTACCGCGACTCGTCGAACGAAGCGCTGATCGCCGCGATCACCGGCGCTACGGAGAACGCCGTGTCGCGCCGCGCAGGCCGCCGCCAAGCCGAGCAGGCCGCCGGAACAAAGGAATGA
- a CDS encoding branched-chain amino acid ABC transporter substrate-binding protein, whose amino-acid sequence MSVGNTYTFRLSGVCRFASLERCRIASLAAAMTIGLTLGFPPQAVRAQDIIKIGVPVPLSGSYRGSGTDIVDGAKLAVAQINAGGGVLGKQLELMPQDDACNPDEAANAANRLITAGVVAVVGGYCSSAALPELRVLHEVNIPFVLDASAHPALTSHGWQDVFRTIGRSDKQGGYVASLMKDLLHAKRAAVINDGTTYSQGLAQSTVAALKQDGVEVVYDNAITPGQKNYRDVVQAAADSKPDVLYFTGYYTEAAVLAANLREVKPTIKHFMGNGTADPSLIAHGGAAVEGMIVTTSPLPQFMTSQGARRYVKAYEAAYQQAPGPYSIYEYDAVGVTARAIKDAKSTKPEDITAALHKLKRYDGATGEIAFDEKGDRTKPTFMAVTVRHGKFEPYASLDGKGRWVAMK is encoded by the coding sequence ATGAGTGTCGGAAATACCTACACCTTCCGCCTATCCGGTGTATGCCGATTCGCATCGCTCGAACGGTGCCGTATCGCGTCGCTCGCGGCTGCGATGACGATTGGCTTGACGCTCGGATTTCCACCCCAGGCTGTGCGAGCGCAAGACATCATCAAGATCGGTGTGCCGGTACCGTTGTCCGGAAGCTACCGAGGCTCGGGTACCGACATCGTCGACGGGGCAAAGCTGGCCGTGGCACAGATCAATGCCGGCGGCGGCGTGCTCGGCAAGCAGCTTGAACTCATGCCGCAAGACGACGCTTGCAATCCCGACGAGGCTGCGAACGCAGCGAACCGGCTCATCACGGCGGGTGTCGTGGCGGTCGTGGGCGGCTACTGTTCGAGTGCCGCGTTGCCTGAACTGCGCGTTTTGCACGAGGTGAACATTCCGTTTGTGCTCGACGCTTCGGCCCATCCGGCGCTAACCAGCCACGGCTGGCAAGATGTGTTTCGCACGATAGGGAGAAGCGACAAACAGGGGGGGTATGTCGCGAGCCTGATGAAGGATCTGCTGCATGCGAAGCGAGCGGCCGTCATCAACGACGGCACGACCTATTCGCAAGGGCTCGCGCAAAGCACCGTCGCCGCGCTCAAGCAGGACGGCGTCGAGGTCGTCTACGACAATGCAATCACGCCTGGCCAGAAAAACTATCGGGACGTCGTCCAGGCCGCAGCCGATTCGAAGCCCGACGTGTTGTACTTCACGGGCTACTACACCGAGGCCGCTGTGCTTGCCGCGAACCTGCGCGAAGTCAAGCCGACGATCAAGCACTTCATGGGCAACGGCACGGCTGATCCGTCGCTCATCGCGCATGGCGGGGCGGCTGTCGAAGGCATGATCGTGACGACCTCGCCGTTGCCGCAATTTATGACCAGTCAGGGCGCGAGGCGGTATGTGAAGGCCTACGAAGCGGCCTATCAGCAGGCGCCGGGCCCGTATTCGATCTACGAGTACGATGCGGTCGGCGTGACGGCGCGGGCGATCAAAGACGCGAAATCGACCAAACCGGAAGATATCACCGCGGCGCTACACAAACTCAAGCGCTACGACGGTGCGACGGGTGAGATTGCCTTCGACGAGAAGGGCGACAGGACGAAGCCGACTTTTATGGCGGTGACGGTTCGGCACGGCAAGTTCGAGCCGTATGCGAGCCTCGATGGCAAGGGACGTTGGGTTGCGATGAAGTAG
- a CDS encoding ABC transporter substrate-binding protein has protein sequence MTRLTNRLIGACALTLSLIGSTAALAAPSGTVAFLMPDEASTRYEQHDFPGFEAAMKKLCPDCKLLYQNANADAAQQQQQFNSAISQGAKVIVLDPVDSTAAASLVHIAQSQGIKVIAYDRPVPSTPADYYVSFDNEGIGKAIAQSLVQHLKDSGVSTSKGGVLEVNGSPTDAAAGLIRKGIHEGLAGSGYKTLAEYDTPEWAPPKAQQWVSGQITRFGSQIVGVVAANDGTAGGTIAAFKAAGVNPVPSVTGNDATIAGLQLIIAGDQYNTILKPSEIVAAAAAKVAVGFLSGHAPKGETTLFKTPTQLFKPAVITQSNLKAEVVDKGFASAAQLCTGRYADGCKKLGIMH, from the coding sequence ATGACGAGACTGACGAATCGACTGATCGGCGCTTGTGCGTTGACCCTGAGTCTGATCGGTAGCACGGCGGCGCTGGCGGCGCCGAGCGGGACGGTCGCTTTCTTGATGCCCGACGAAGCCTCGACCCGATACGAGCAGCACGACTTCCCTGGCTTCGAAGCCGCGATGAAAAAGCTTTGCCCCGATTGCAAGCTGCTCTATCAGAATGCCAATGCCGACGCGGCCCAGCAGCAGCAACAGTTCAATTCCGCGATTTCGCAAGGTGCCAAGGTGATCGTGCTCGACCCCGTGGACTCCACGGCCGCCGCATCCCTCGTTCATATCGCGCAAAGCCAGGGCATCAAGGTGATCGCCTATGACAGGCCCGTGCCCTCGACCCCGGCCGACTACTACGTGTCGTTCGACAACGAAGGCATTGGCAAGGCGATCGCCCAATCGCTCGTCCAACATTTGAAGGACAGCGGCGTGTCGACCAGCAAGGGCGGCGTGCTGGAAGTGAACGGTTCGCCCACCGACGCGGCGGCGGGCCTGATCCGCAAGGGTATCCACGAGGGGTTGGCCGGTAGCGGCTACAAGACGCTTGCCGAGTACGACACGCCCGAGTGGGCGCCGCCCAAGGCGCAACAGTGGGTGAGCGGGCAGATCACTCGCTTCGGCTCGCAGATCGTGGGGGTCGTGGCCGCCAACGACGGAACGGCCGGCGGCACCATCGCCGCTTTCAAGGCGGCCGGGGTCAACCCCGTTCCGTCCGTGACGGGCAACGATGCGACGATTGCCGGGTTGCAGTTGATCATCGCAGGCGATCAGTACAACACGATCCTGAAACCGAGCGAGATCGTCGCGGCAGCCGCGGCGAAGGTAGCGGTAGGCTTTCTCTCGGGGCATGCGCCCAAGGGCGAGACGACGCTTTTCAAAACGCCGACCCAACTCTTCAAGCCGGCGGTGATCACGCAAAGCAACCTCAAGGCCGAGGTCGTCGACAAGGGCTTTGCGAGCGCCGCGCAACTTTGCACGGGCCGCTATGCGGATGGCTGCAAGAAGCTCGGAATCATGCACTGA